The genomic region TTCACGCATCGAAATCGATCTGCCCGACGTATCGGCCGATCGGCTACCCGCCCTGCTGTTTGCCCTCGAACTGCATCTGTACTCGGTTTTCGGGTTTTCAATCGAAGTCATGTACCACAACATGCAAGACCGCAACAAAAAACGGACATAGGGGTCCCATGAAAGACGAAAAACTCATCCTCGACGCCACGAAACTCGCCTGGCACCGCGAACGGATTGAAGCCTGGGAACGGGGAGAACGGATCGCTCCGATCACCATCGACATGGCTCTTACCCGGGCCTGCAACTACGGGTGCAGCTTCTGCTATGCCCGATTGCAGGAAAACGACCGTTTCGACATCACCCGCGAAGTGATCGACGCCTTTTTGGAAGACTGCGCCGAAATGGGAGTCAAAGCCATCAGCCTCGTGTCCGACGGCGAAAGTTCCATCTCTCCCCATTTCGAACATACGATCATCCGGGGGTCGCAACTGGGCATTTCGATGGCCGCGGCTACCCACGGCTACAATTCGACGCGCGAAAGCCTCGAGAAGATCCTTCCCCATCTCACCTACCTGCGGGTCAACATCTCCGCGGGCGAACCTGCCCGATACGCCCAGATCATGGGGGTAAAAGAGGAATGGTTCCACCAGGTCTGCAGGAACATCCGTGATATGGTGGACATCAAAAAGCGTGACAACCTCGACGTCACGATCGGAATGCAGATGGTATTGATGCCGCAGGATGCCGATCAGGTGATTCCCCTGGCAAAACTGGGCAAGGAACTGCGCCCCGATTATCTGGTCATCAAACATACCAGCGACAGCGAAGACGGCCAGCTCGGGGTCGACTATTCCAAATACGCCGAGCTCGACGATCTGCTGCACGAAGCCGAATCGTACTCGGACGGCGAATACCAGGTGTCGGTCAAATGGTCGAAAATCAGTTCGGAGGGGAAACGCAGCTACCAGCGCTGTTACGGTCCCCCGTTCCAGATCCAGATTTCGGGTTCGGGGCTCGTCGCACCGTGCGGGATGCTGTTCAATGAACGGTACAAAAAATTCCATATCGGCAACATCGTCACGACCCGGTTCAAGGACATCGTCCAAAGCGACCGCTACTGGGATGTGATGAATTACCTCGCTTCACCCCGTTTCAATGCCCAGAAAATGTGCGGCTCGCTGTGTTTGCAGCACAAACCCAACGAGTTTCTCGACGCCTATAAAAAAGGGCTGATCGACCTGCGCAAACCCCAAAGCAACCCGCCTCAACACATTAACTTTATCTAGGCAAAGGCGAATACGTGTGCCCAATATGTTTTACAGAATCCGGCAACTACTCGGTCATCGTCGATACCATCTATAAAGTCTGCAAATGTAGCGATTGCGGGCTAGAATATACCGTGCCAAATCCAAACGATCAGGTTCTACAGGATTTTTATCATACCTATCATGATGTTCGTGCCGATACGGCTATTGTGCGGCGAAACGCTAAGCGAAATCTAAAAAAACTGGAATTGCTTGGAATCAAACCGGATGATTTCATTCTTGATTTCGGTTGCGGCAAAGGCGAATTTGTCGACGTTGCCGGAGAACGCTGTTTTGGCATCGAGCTCAACCCGGACCATCCGAATTCCCGAGTAAAAGCCTCTTTTGAAACACTACCTCATCGTTCATTTCATGCAATTACCCTTTGGGGCGTGCTGGAGCATCTTAACAACATTCTCCCAACGCTTCAAATCCTCCGTTCGCATCTTGATAAAGATGGATTTATGATTATGACAACCGTCGATGCCGAAGGTGTCATTCCTTATTATTACAAACCCCCAGAACATTTGACTTATTGGACGAAAAAAAGTTTCGAGATATTGGCGGAGATCCTCGGGATGAAAATAATCGCCTATGAACCATACATGATGGAACAAAATGCAAGAATTTATCTTGAAAGACTTTTAAGCCGAACACCCTTACCTTATCGGGAAAGTATTCTAAACGGCTCATTGAACGCGTTGCCTGAAATTGTCGAAGTTCCAACAAATGAGATTTTCGTTGTTATGCAATCCAAAGGACCCCATCATGGCTCACAGTAAATTCATCACGGAACATGTCGGTAAAATCCGCAAACTGGCACAAAACGCTACTATTGTTTTTATTAACGGTAATTTCAACATTCTCCATCCCGGACACCTCCGATTACTCAAATTTGCAAAGTCCAATGGCGCTTTTTTGGTTGTAGGCATCAACAATTTTTCTTCTGATAATGAATTATTGGATGCGAATATCAGACTTGAAGCCATCCGACATTCCATGTATGTGGATTACGCTTTGATTTTGCATGAAGAACCCTGGAACTTTATCGAAGCGCTTGAACCTAATATTATCGTCAAAGGCAGTGAGCACAAACTGCACCACAATCCCGAAGAGTCCTTGGTAAAAGCTTATGGCGGCAAATTGGTATTCAGCTCCGGGGATATCGGTTTTTCCTCCATGCAGCTTTTGCGCAGCGAGTTCGAAAATTTTGACGCCGCGTCGATCGACAAACCCGAAAGTTTTATGAAACGGCATAGGGTCAAACCCCTATCCATCCGTTCCTACCTCCGGAAATTCCGGGATCTTCGGGTCGTCGTCATCGGCGATACCATTGTGGACGAGTACATCACC from Campylobacterota bacterium harbors:
- a CDS encoding radical SAM protein — encoded protein: MKDEKLILDATKLAWHRERIEAWERGERIAPITIDMALTRACNYGCSFCYARLQENDRFDITREVIDAFLEDCAEMGVKAISLVSDGESSISPHFEHTIIRGSQLGISMAAATHGYNSTRESLEKILPHLTYLRVNISAGEPARYAQIMGVKEEWFHQVCRNIRDMVDIKKRDNLDVTIGMQMVLMPQDADQVIPLAKLGKELRPDYLVIKHTSDSEDGQLGVDYSKYAELDDLLHEAESYSDGEYQVSVKWSKISSEGKRSYQRCYGPPFQIQISGSGLVAPCGMLFNERYKKFHIGNIVTTRFKDIVQSDRYWDVMNYLASPRFNAQKMCGSLCLQHKPNEFLDAYKKGLIDLRKPQSNPPQHINFI
- a CDS encoding class I SAM-dependent methyltransferase, whose amino-acid sequence is MCPICFTESGNYSVIVDTIYKVCKCSDCGLEYTVPNPNDQVLQDFYHTYHDVRADTAIVRRNAKRNLKKLELLGIKPDDFILDFGCGKGEFVDVAGERCFGIELNPDHPNSRVKASFETLPHRSFHAITLWGVLEHLNNILPTLQILRSHLDKDGFMIMTTVDAEGVIPYYYKPPEHLTYWTKKSFEILAEILGMKIIAYEPYMMEQNARIYLERLLSRTPLPYRESILNGSLNALPEIVEVPTNEIFVVMQSKGPHHGSQ